The following proteins are co-located in the Silene latifolia isolate original U9 population chromosome 1, ASM4854445v1, whole genome shotgun sequence genome:
- the LOC141652691 gene encoding uncharacterized protein LOC141652691 → MEGLLKALKELGDQDKREIANQLLPSAPPICTKIINVITGGSELSGLTYSAAKRRATESKRDHPETSCRVSQSDLPVVTFDETDAGNETEQHHDALTITLSIGNCTVRKVLGDTGSSVNIIMFETLKVMGFDKEHLVKKYVPLVGFSGETAHSVDEITIPTYIEGVNKFVRYLVIEGPATYNVILGRPWLHQMMAVPSTYHQCLKFPTPWGVVTVKGDREESRSCYKQALKATTKLPS, encoded by the exons ATGGAAGGTTTGTTGAAAGCACTAAAAGAGTTGGGTGACCAG gatAAGAGGGAAATAGCAAACCAGCTGCTCCCTTCTGCTCCGCCCATATGCACCAAAATTAttaacgtgataacaggtggatcCGAGCTGTCAGGTTTAACGTACTCTGCGGCCAAGAGAAGAGCTACCGAAAGTAAAAGAGACCATCCAGAAACTTCATGCAGAGTAAGCCAAAGTGACTTGCCCGTGGTTACGTTCGATGAAACTGATGCAGGGAATGAGACAGAGCAGCATCATGACGCCCTCACTATAACATTGTCCATTGGGAACTGCACCGTGCGAAAGGTGTTGGGGGACACCGGGAGCTCCGTGAACATCATCATGTTTGAAACTCTCAAAGTAATGGGCTTTGACAAGGAACACCTGGTAAAGAAATATGTGCCACTAGTGGGATTCAGTGGTGAGACAGCGCATTCGGTAGACGAGATAACCATTCCAACTTATATTGAAGGAGTCAACAAATTCGTAAGATACTTAGTCATCGAGGGTCCAGCCACTTACAACGTAATATTGGGAAGACCGTGGCTGCATCAGATGATGGcggtcccctcaacatatcatcaatgtcTCAAATTCCCAACTCCATGGGGCGTGGTCACAGTGAAAGGGGATCGTGAGGAATCCAGAAGCTGTTATAAGCAAGCCCTGAAAGCCACAACTAAGCTCCCCTCATAG
- the LOC141652703 gene encoding uncharacterized protein LOC141652703, with the protein MQHPVYYISKSLLPAETRYTSFEKLVLALVTASYKLRPYFESHTIHVVTNYPLKTIMRKPELSGRMTKWSVHLSGYDLQFEPRTAIKSQALADFVSDFCPATRVEAEKGMLTLLGDQESRVWTLYIDGASNARGAGVDLVLRSPKGDMMVQAVRYEFKAANNKAEYEAHILGKEMARGLKVRNLRVYSDSLLVVNHVNNEYVVRDSKMIAYLKIATEQKLKFRSFKITQVPRDQNVEADALATLRATFQPAELSNIPITHVLTSAIQKDLEQGHPEKEAHVRHVSREGVLVSGGNQQGVPDWRTPYVEWLKDGRLPEDKKEAQSFRIRASRFVLIDNVLFRKSLARPYLRCLSKGEADTVLKDVHGGECRNHAGGRSLSNKILRQGYFWPTMRADAANHTKRCDSY; encoded by the coding sequence ATGCAGCATCCAGTATACTACATCAGTAAGTCTTTActtcctgcagagaccaggtacacatctttTGAGAAATTAGTCTTAGCTCTAGTCACTGCTTCGTATAAATTGCGCCCATACTTTGAATCTCACACCATCCACGTAGTGACTAATTATCCACTGAAaactatcatgaggaagcctgaactatctGGAAGAATGACCAAATGGTCAGTACACTTGAGTGGCTATGATTTACAATTTGAACCTAGGACGGCAATAAAGTCCCAGGCGCTGGCGGATTTTGTTTCAGACTTCTGTCCCGCTACCCGTGTGGAGGCAGAAAAAGGGATGTTGACATTATTAGGGGACCAGGAAAGCAGAGTTTGGACCTTATACATAGATGGAGCCTCTAATGCTCGGGGAGCTGGGGTAGATTTGGTCCTTAGGTCCCCAAAAGGCGATATGATGGTACAAGCGGTTAGGTACGAATTCAAGGCAGCTAATAACAAAGCTGAGTACGAGGCACATATATTAGGGAAGGAAATGGCACGGGGGCTCAAAGTTAGGAACCTAAGGGTGTATAGTGATTCGTTGCTTGTGGTGAACCATGTGAACAATGAGTACGTGGTGCGTGACTCGAAGATGATAGCCTACCTAAAGATAGCCACTGAGCAAAAATTGAAATTCAGATCCTTTAAAATTACTCAGGTACCAAgggatcagaacgtggaagcagatgccttagccACGCTGAGAGCCACCTTCCAGCCCGCGGAACTCTCCAATATACCAATTACTCATGTACTAACTTCGGCTATACAGAAGGACTTAGAGCAGGGTCATCCAGAGAAAGAAGCACACGTACGTCACGTAAGTAGGGAAGGAGTCCTGGTCTCAGGTGGAAATCAGCAGGGGGTTCCAGACTGGAGAACACCTTATGTGGAATGGCTAAAGGATGGGAGACTCCCGGAAGACAAGAAAGAAGCGCAAAGTTTCAGAATAAGGGCCTCCAGATTCGTTCTAATAGACAATGTTCTCTTTAGAAAATCATTGGCAAGACCTTATCTCAGATGTCTTAGTAAAGGGGAAGCTGATACAGTACTAAAGGATGTACATGGCGGGGAGTGTAGAAATCACGCTGGAGGACGAAGCCTGTCCAATAAAATCTTAAGACAGGGATATTTCTGGCCCACTATGAGGGCAGACGCTGCTAATCATACCAAACGCTGTGATTCGTACTAG